The window GCCGTCGCCCGGGCGCGGGGGCACGCGACGGCCCTCGGCCGGCTGGCGGTGCTGGCCGTCCTCGTCCCGCCCGCGCTCGGACTGCTCGTCACGACCCTGATCGGCTTCGTGCTCTGGTTCTGCCTCGGGGTCTTCCCGCTGTTCCCTGCGGTCACCGGACTCACCAGGGCGGCGGCCGGCCTCGCCCGGCGGCTGGCCGGGGCGTGGTCCGGGGTGCCCGTGCCGTCGCCCTACCTGCCGCGCCCGGAGCGGGAGCGCCCGGCGCCCCTCCGGAGGACGACCGCGGGGGAGCACCAGCGGAGCGGCCGGCCCACCGGGGACACCCGCACCGTCCGCTGGCTCTGGACCGACCCGGCGACCTGGCGGGACTACCTCTGGGTGCTGCTGAACCCGCTGATCGGCGGCGCGACCGCCGCCGTCCCGCTGCTCCTGGTCGGCTGCGGCCTGGCCGGCCTCGCGCAGCCGGCCCTGCACACCGCCTTCCTCCCGCTGGACGGCGCCGACACCGCGCTCCTCGGCTTCGCCCTGGCGGCGGCCGGCCTCGGTCTGGCGGAGCGGGTGCTGCGCCTGCACGGCCGCTGGACCCGCGCCCTGCTCGGGCCCACCGAGCAGGCTGCGCCGACCTTCCTGCTCGGGCCCACCGAGCGGGCCGCGCCGACCTCCCTGCTCGGGCCCACCGAGCAGGCTGCGCCGACCTCCCTGCTCGGGCCCACCGAGCAGGCTGCGCCGACCTCCCTGCTCGGGCCCACCGAGCGGGCCGCGCCGACCGGCCGGGGCGGGCCGCCGGTCGGGGGCCGTCCGGACCTCGGCGAGACCCGGGCTCCCGAACTGCGCCGGATCGAACGCGACCTGCACGACGGCGCGCAGGCCCGGCTGGTCGCGGTCGGTCTGCGCCTCGGCGCGGTCGGGGCGCTGATCGACCGCGATCCGCAGGCGGCGAAGGAGCTGGTGTCGGAGACCCAGGCGAACGTCGTCCGGGCCCTCCAGGAGCTGCGCGACCTGGTCCGGGGCATCCACCCCCCGGTCCTCG of the Kitasatospora sp. NBC_01246 genome contains:
- a CDS encoding sensor histidine kinase, with protein sequence MPSPAAERPTGLPAVARARGHATALGRLAVLAVLVPPALGLLVTTLIGFVLWFCLGVFPLFPAVTGLTRAAAGLARRLAGAWSGVPVPSPYLPRPERERPAPLRRTTAGEHQRSGRPTGDTRTVRWLWTDPATWRDYLWVLLNPLIGGATAAVPLLLVGCGLAGLAQPALHTAFLPLDGADTALLGFALAAAGLGLAERVLRLHGRWTRALLGPTEQAAPTFLLGPTERAAPTSLLGPTEQAAPTSLLGPTEQAAPTSLLGPTERAAPTGRGGPPVGGRPDLGETRAPELRRIERDLHDGAQARLVAVGLRLGAVGALIDRDPQAAKELVSETQANVVRALQELRDLVRGIHPPVLAERGLVAAVRALALDVPLKVEVRADVPGRAEAPVESAVYFAVSEALANAVKHGGARRASVEFSHAAGRLRAEVADDGHGGADPRLGSGLRGIQCRLAAFDGTLTLSSPPGGPTRLTMDLPCALSALSAPGAATSGGAGRPCR